The region GTATCTGAGGTTAATACCAGTAATCTGCTGTTTCAGATCTTCTTATAGTGTAATCATTTACTGTAGACTATAGTGAGATAAAGCAGTGCTTACGGTGAGGACAGTTCATAACCTTCTTCTGCATTTTTAAGTATGGCATTGTCCTCAGTTGGGTCACTTTACAGGTGTAGGTGACACATCCATCCGCACATTGCACTCAGCTACATCCATGGTTTATTGACATATTAGCTGCATGCCTATTGTATCCTGGGTTTATTTTGCAGACCTAAGACATCCAAAAGCTACAGAAACCCTTACTATCTATGTGACCCTATCGGAATAAGTATGTACAACGATGAGTATAGCTGGAAACCTTATTCCAAACCAGAGCCTATAAGAGCTGCAACGGCATCAGGAGCCAGAAACAACAGACCTCATCCCGATAAGgtactgtacatattatatgCACGGTGCAGGTAGTTTCATCCAGCCTTGGGTGGTGTCTACCATTGCTTTCAGCTGTTGACTGGCgcccatttatttcaatgcagGAGCAATGAACAGTTTTAATCCAGAAATACGGATATCTAACCCGACATGCCGGTTACTTTTCTAACTAAAGTTCTGAATGTTTATTACATACCATAACTATTTTTTATCTACAGACTTTTTCAGCCTGGAAGTTGCCTCATGAAGAGAAGAAAATTTCCCAGGATAGCTATTCTCCATGGATAAAACCTCCAACTATTGAAGAGGTACAAAGAGCAGTGAGGTCCCAGTATCTCTCCACATATAAAGGGGACTACTTAGGAACACCACAAGGTAGGTGCTGGGGGCGGGGTGGATATACATTTGTTATGCCAGTCATTGGTAGTTACCAGAGAAGGCACCATCAGTATATGTGCTCCTTATAATAGCCAAGCCTTCTTTCTTAGTGAAAACAGGATCTTTGAGCTATGTATAGCTATATGGAGCTCTTTACTTTTAAGGCAACTGTATATATATCAGCAAATGTTGATAGAACCCATGATTTTGTAGCAAGACTGGGTAACTGACATATCATGTACATTACTATTCTAACGCCAGATATGTCTTACCTTCTAATGACATTATCTACTATTACTATATGTTCTCTTCCCTCATCATGTCCAAtgctatattaaaggagaagtccggccatttttaaaattggGCTGGGGTGGGGGGAATGTCCTACCTTACCCCTTCCCCTGCCCGCTGTGAGCGGCAGGACCAGCCTTGGgaccccaccagaaggcattttcccactAAGTTTTGATGACGTCACAACTAGCGGGgtaatgcctgtcccggctgatggacagccaagTTAtgaggtgtgcaatgctggagaTCCCAGGGCCCCgtgggggtcccagagcggcGATCAGGCCCTAAAGAGGCACGGGAGAGGTGAATTAATACTCTTACTTTCCCCCGTGCCCCGGCCATACACATCCGCAGCTGTGCTTTCCTCTCACTTCTTCCTTCCTGCACTGCGAGCGTATGAGTGATGTCATAGGCGGCCTCATGTGACCAGAGGCATAATGCTGCTTTCGTGCAGAAATGTGATTGAACAGGTCAGGAGCCAATGGCCCCCCTTTAAAACATTACTGGTTGTGATTTGAAATTCGTACACACTGTGCAGAGATGTATTCTGCTATAGTAGCTGGAATACATAGGTATACATACCAGGTATACGGTTATATGTAACTACTGTTGGGTACCATGCACTTTAATAGGTTGCATTACACTTGGcgtattgtagttttgtaattccTCTACTTTACTGTGAGTGGTAGAAATACACCCGGCAATGCTCCACGCTCACCAAACTAGCGAGGGGCCACATTAAGCTGTAAACAGGAAACCAGTTCTGGATGGGGGTGGAGAAGAAAGTATTTCTGGTTCCCATCCAGGGCCAGTGCATACACAGGAACCACATATCAGAAAGGGTAAAACAAGTGCAGTTACCTGTAAGAGAAGCAACTACACACCCTGTCTGACCGCACATCACCCTTATAATCCTAACTACAAGGTATTTTAATGTATAAATCATGTACGGCACATAGCTTGTTTACAAGTTTTCTGTTGTTTGACTTGTTTGCACAGAGAGCAGACATCATTTGTGGAGTTGATGAGCCATACAGCCGTGTTTTTTCTTTGTTGGAAAAGTACAGATTCGTatttaaaggtccccatacactttatacttatttCGGCCGAACCTGTGTTTGATTGAATTTCTTGAAGAAATAAGCCGCCTCCAGggctgtctggctgtggcttacctacTTCTTCCCATAGAGAATACAAAAATGTTCACCTATGCCGTATAGGGAAGATGTTGGAGATAACTGTTGACCAAATGATCATTCGACTGACAGTTATTAAAGTAATATTGTCGcctcctctaggtcggcccattccaatggctgcagagggggcagggcctatacgGTGAGGGGGCGGAGCTAAAGTGCAAATATGGGCGGAGATATGGGGTTCCACGGCTGTTAACCCCCACCCCTCCTGCACTTTCCACCAACAATAACGTGCATTTTAGAGGGGAAAGACTACAAAGATATCCTTTATATTGTAAGGTATGAAATATCCACAATATAAggttaagaatggtgctgagaactccttatataAAAAGGGGGTGACATTATCACTTAAAAAAGGGTATGGCCACCTGAAGACATTGGGTCCGGCCAACAATTATACTTTGTAGCCACCTTATAGCCTTCTAAATAAGATTGTGATTACGAGATTAAGAAGACCCTTGGGGGGCATATAATACCCAGTCATCCAGTGTAAATGATGCAATATGGCTCACTTTGTATTCCCTTCTCTTATGTGATATCTCCTACAGGTTACCAGGTCAGATATGCCATTGATACGTCTCCAAACTGGAGGAAAGATATTCCTCAGCCTCTGGCCACCGAATCCAGGTTTAATTATCAAGTCCAACCTCATTATCCTAAACTGGATGATTTCACCCACAAGTACGGCTGCTACGCAAATCGCCACCTCTCAGTTAAAGGAGTTGGTAAGAATCTATTTCCAAACTTAATGGGAATCTATCAGCTCTATTACTTGCTCAGAGCTGCAAACATGGGCAGACAGCTGATGGAGAAAACAAATTATACCTGTCTGTTaaatgatggctgtttgcaaaggtataaaatcatgttttacttCCAAGCACAAGTGTCAAAAAGGCAGTTCGGAGCGGTAGCATGCACACCTTCTTTCACCTTTAACTCTTCCTACCTTGCCTGGTTGGtgtacagggctcagtgctgaAAACTAAATCCTGTACATTAGTCATGTAGTGAAAGGAAAGGTGGGAGAGGGAGGagacatgcatgctgcagcttagtccaacctctatgacacttgagcttgGAAGGAAGACATGagtttataactttgcaaacagccatctaCTATGTCTAAGACAGATATCATTTCATTTACCACATTCCATTTAAGGGTCGATTCAGGGTTACAGGATCTACTGCAATTATAAATGTAACTAAATTGTTGAACAAGTCTGCAGCATCCAATCtattgcagatcctgtatgtgtgaatggactctAAAACTCATTTGTATATTTATAAGCAAGGTGACTTGCTTGTGGTtattttaggctagattcacacataatgtatctgcagcagatttcacgctgcgagtttgcagcgaaatccgctgcgcataccaaactgtcattttcaatgagattacatactcgcagctagATTGTGatcttgctgcgagtatgtaaatgccagcccccttaacccaccatgggccagagcatactgtacctggtcCGCGCTCCGGCTGCATCTCAGGCTCCCTGTACCTgtaggtcccactcagccaatcggtgactacgGCGGGGCCGTgcgctgattggctaagtgggactTACGGGGACCGGTAGCCTTGGATGCAGCCAGAGTGTGGaccaggtaaggtatgctcctggcagcggggggttaaggggtcgGTATTTGTCATTGAAAATTACAGTttggtatccgcagcggatttggctGCAACCTCgcagtgtaaaatctgctgcagatacgttatgtgtgaatctagccttatagTTCTTTCAAAACTGCTGTGAAAATCTAATCTCCGTGCATTCATGTTCTGATGAGCTTGTGCTTACACTCAGCATCCTGTCGGAGCAGAGTGAGCTGCAGTGTAAGAGTATGAGAAGGACAGCGCAGCAACAAAAACTAGCAGTCTAGTAAATTTAGTGTGGTTCATGACGATCTCATCCTTATTACCTTTTTCTAGTGTTTTTTCTAAATTGTCAAGCATGACACAACACAtaataaatttaaagggattatccaggattagtaaaaatatggcaaaaactgcaccacccctgccaccaggttgtgtgtggtattacacttcagcTCATTTCACTTCAAAAGAACTGacctgcaaaaccccacacccaaacaggacaagagtagtgttgtttctggaagaaagcggccatgtttttttaagccttgACAACACCTTTAATACATGCCATGCACATTTTTTGTGGCACAATGGATCACAGAATTCTAAGCCAAAGAGCAGTCATGTACATAACAAATAAtttaatgatgaaaaaaaaaaactctggctCAAAATGGATTCTTACTGAAAATAATGTTGTCTATTCAGATGTCAGGAGGAGAAAGAAAATAATGagtactcacctctcctccgtcaccttgtttttcccttttttggcCTAAGAATAGAGAGGGCGGCAGAGCTGTGCCCACCTGTGCCAGGCATGTACAATCTGCAGACATCAAATTACAGGCATTAGCAGAATATTAGGAACATTTTAGGCTGCTGCTTACTCCATATGCCAAAGCAGGAAAACTGCAGCGTCCAATCATCATCCTGCTGCCGTCTAAAAGCCATTAATGTTATTCTATTTTGGAAGATTGTCAGGGCTGAATATAGCCAGACAAGTGAATGTCTATCTGAACAGTCGCTTTTAGTAAAATCCAAACTCCACAAGCCCTCTCTTATAAGAGACTGTTCATAGTATATATTTCCTTTAAGGACAGCTCCAGACATTAGGTGAAGTATGCCTCTCACATGGCCAATAAATCCAGTCCACTTAACTAGAGGGCACATTGACTATGACCTCCATCTAATGACATCTCTGCACATAATTGAGCTGAAGATCTTTCACCGAGACAGCGCATATCCTAAAGGTGGTGTTATTTAATTTCCCCTGACATTTCAGTTCCTACGGTGACATATTCTCACATCCGAAACCAAGAAAATAAGAAGCAGCTGACCACCTATCAGAGGCATTTCGGAAGGAACTTTCTTGACCTTTCAGCACTTGCTCATTCAATGAGTCCTGAGGAAGTGGCGAGCTTTCTGCAGAACGTCCCTAATGAAGGTAACTCGTGACTCCGTCACCTCTCTGCGCTACCAAAAATCTTTTTTAACGCTTTTCATTTTATGTGACTTGGATTCAATTTCTTCTAAGTGCCAGAAAGGAGAGCAATGGAGAAGCTACTGAATACCTTTCCCAAGGCTGACAGTCAGGAGGTGGAATCGATGGAAAGACGAACAAAGTTAAATGGTCGCTAGGAAGAAGATAGAAGCTGACTACCCTGATTTTGCTGCTGATGTGTACTGAGAGTGATTTGAAGTAAATGTTGAGTTAGAGGGGTTTTGATTGATCGGATATTGATCGGGTATGTTTTTGTCAGTGTCTGTCTGGTGGAGGCCTCACAGCTCTGCCCTTGCTAAGGGTTAGGTCGCAGAAGCgctttgagggtgcgttcacacctacaggatccgcagcagatttgatggtgcagatttgatgctgtgttcagttatttcaatgaaatctgctgcggatgcggtaAGTCTGAACGTACCCTGAAAGTACCATACCACTTTGTCTATTGTCAGCTCTGCTTGGCTACTGACTATAATGATGCCTATAAAGCGCCTATGTAATATTTCCCAGGTCCTATGCTCAACATAGAACCAAACAACAAAAGACGTATAGGGATGTAATAAAATGAGAACTTTAATTGAATGCCATTTGCCTTAAAGGAAAAACTACCCACCGCCTCAGATGCTGATGCCTAGTTATGCATATTCAATATGCCATGAGTAAGCATGAGCCTCGGAGGTGGCGTGGGGgctgaggaatgcccccactaTTCCAAAgacactcatttacatatttttatgaGATTTAATTTCTCAAAAACGGCGGCAATTACAAGGATGAGAAGACCAGCGCTGGAAAGAGGAGGTAAGCGCTAACTGGGAACTATCAGTGGGTTCATAttttcctttaaagcgactctgtacccacaatctgcccgccccaaaccacttgtaccttcggatagctgcttttaatccaaaatctgtcctgtggtccattcagcaggtgatgcagttattgtcctaaaaatcaacttttaacttgtagccctgtgtcaaactggcgtggcctagagtacccatgccctaggcctgtaacgcctcttcctccctcctcatcattaggaaagtccctgggtaggatttctcctaatcatcacttgtctaaacactgcacataggCCTCAAGGATCCAGCACTTGTGCACTGTCCagataagtgatgattagtagaaatcctgccagggcattactaatggtgaagaggaccaggaggagggacagaggggcggtgcagtcctagggcacagacactctaggccacgccaatttgacacagggctgcaagtgtaaaagttgttttttaggataataactgccaAAAGGttccctggacagatcttggattaaaagcagctatctgacagtacaagcggtttggggtgggcagatggtgggtacagagtcaccttAAAGTAAACGGCATTaaaaaaattcttattttatCATATTCCTATACATCTTTTGTTGTTTGCTTCCATCCTGACTATAATGGTAACTTGAGATCTCCGGAGAAGACTGAACCAACAATGAAGTGATATGGCACCTTTCTCAAGCCTCTTCTACTTCGGTCTGGCGAATGGTGGGGGAAACAGCAGTCAGGCCGCTGCCCATCAGACATTCATGGCATATGCTAGCAGTGTGTCATCAGTGTTTGTCttcaggcaacccctttaaagaaagttTCCTCCAAAATCTTAAATTACCTGTAAGTTTTTCTGTTCTGTCAACCTGTCAAATGTTTGTTCATCTGtttctgagaaagctgggtgtgaattatgggggagatttatcaaacatggtgtaaagtgaaactggttcagttgcccctagcaaccaatcagattccacctttcattttccaaagagtctgtgaggaataaaaggtggaatctgattggttgctaggggcaactgagccagtttaactttacaccatgtttgataaatctcctcctatatgtCTACCATTACCGCATATAC is a window of Dendropsophus ebraccatus isolate aDenEbr1 chromosome 5, aDenEbr1.pat, whole genome shotgun sequence DNA encoding:
- the TEX26 gene encoding testis-expressed protein 26 isoform X1; the protein is MITTQLDGDVLKPQFMEQLSYLKDKSKSLSEKEKCNQLAACLLISSKFSHKTKLPEATARTPPRPKTAMAALGGNIWDPYETTMNRDYPHKVCPPPVALRPKTSKSYRNPYYLCDPIGISMYNDEYSWKPYSKPEPIRAATASGARNNRPHPDKTFSAWKLPHEEKKISQDSYSPWIKPPTIEEVQRAVRSQYLSTYKGDYLGTPQGYQVRYAIDTSPNWRKDIPQPLATESRFNYQVQPHYPKLDDFTHKYGCYANRHLSVKGVVPTVTYSHIRNQENKKQLTTYQRHFGRNFLDLSALAHSMSPEEVASFLQNVPNEVPERRAMEKLLNTFPKADSQEVESMERRTKLNGR
- the TEX26 gene encoding testis-expressed protein 26 isoform X2, translating into MLHQLDGDVLKPQFMEQLSYLKDKSKSLSEKEKCNQLAACLLISSKFSHKTKLPEATARTPPRPKTAMAALGGNIWDPYETTMNRDYPHKVCPPPVALRPKTSKSYRNPYYLCDPIGISMYNDEYSWKPYSKPEPIRAATASGARNNRPHPDKTFSAWKLPHEEKKISQDSYSPWIKPPTIEEVQRAVRSQYLSTYKGDYLGTPQGYQVRYAIDTSPNWRKDIPQPLATESRFNYQVQPHYPKLDDFTHKYGCYANRHLSVKGVVPTVTYSHIRNQENKKQLTTYQRHFGRNFLDLSALAHSMSPEEVASFLQNVPNEVPERRAMEKLLNTFPKADSQEVESMERRTKLNGR